In a single window of the Drosophila miranda strain MSH22 chromosome XL, D.miranda_PacBio2.1, whole genome shotgun sequence genome:
- the LOC108162178 gene encoding uncharacterized protein LOC108162178, whose protein sequence is MALDQQRVEGVARAEPETPLSEKEKKEQRARLIKALGRFRPSDASPLQFYNCVREMCIMHNCSIDEGLERAAIGWPKLSVRQRQLYNSQRHAELPIPVPRHLIYSAFEKERNGLWTLGRSSASNTGQIMYTVEAYKPPRKLSRMRSQLNAKKPIYDNLRSLSPKSAATQSPSSKKPVWLSPASGRRIRSLTPTPLRKLPIKGSKGSVSRSPENKQRKRRPGKKRNRKSGTVSPKSWSGSTSTSRSGSGYETRFGSSGSGSIGTTAEKLSSKQKKKVKSKKIAKKSIKSGPKTNWERAICTVQQYLMEQTHRPHWDKMLISRRVDAPL, encoded by the exons ATGGCACTAGACCAGCAACGGGTTGAGGGAGTGGCAAGGGCCGAACCGGAGACGCCTCTGTCAGAGAAAGAGAAGAAAGAGCAACGGGCCCGACTGATCAAGGCCCTGGGACGATTCAGGCCAAGCGATGCGAGTCCCCTGCAGTTTTACAATTGTGTCCGGGAGATGTGCATCATGCACAATTGCAGCATTGACGAGGGCCTCGAACGGGCGGCCATCGGTTGGCCCAAACTTAGCGTTAGACAGCGGCAGCTTTACAATTCG CAACGCCATGCGGAGCTGCCCATTCCAGTGCCGCGTCACCTCATCTACAGTGCCTTCGAAAAGGAACGAAACGGTCTTTGGACCTTGGGCCGCTCCTCGGCGAGCAACACCGGACAGATAATGTACACAGTGGAGGCATACAAGCCACCGCGGAAACTATCCAGGATGAGGTCCCAACTGAACGCCAAGAAACCCATTTACGACAATTTGCGGAGTCTATCGCCAAAGAGTGCCGCCACCCAAAGTCCTTCGTCAAAGAAGCCTGTGTGGTTGTCGCCAGCCTCTGGTCGCAGGATCCGGTCTCTGACGCCGACGCCACTGCGAAAACTTCCGATAAAAGGATCAAAGGGATCCGTAAGTCGCAGCCCGGAGAATAAACAGAGAAAACGCAGACCAGGGAAGAAAAGGAATCGAAAAAGTGGAACGGTGAGCCCCAAAAGCTGGTCTGGTTCAACATCCACATCCAGGTCCGGCTCCGGATATGAAACACGTTTCGGGTCGTCTGGTAGTGGCAGTATTGGCACCACAGCTGAAAAACTCTCAAGCAAACAGAAGAAAAAGGTCAAATCAAAGAAGATTGCTAAAAAATCGATCAAGTCAGGTCCGAAAACCAATTGGGAACGAGCCATTTGTACCGTTCAACAGTATCTGATGGAGCAAACCCATAGACCTCATTGGGACAAAATGTTAATTTCACGTCGAGTGGATGCTCCCCTATGA